The genomic region TATTTCTGTAAGTATTACAGTAGTGTCACTCTGTAACCAACAGCAGTTGTTCCATGAGAGGCCCGTACTATATAGCAAGGGTCAGCAGCCTTTGGCACAGGTGCCAAAGATAGGTGGGCAGATTTTAACAGTATACCAACAGGACTCAGAGTTAGGAGTTGCAACCTCTTCAGAGAGCATTTGGTGAGAAGCACTAAGGGCTCCAAGGGCTGATTTCTAAGAAATTTCAAATTCACTGAGGTCTAGGAGCCGCTACcatgaaagagaagagaagagaatatcACCAGTGATCATCTAGTGGTATTTTGCGTTAGGGTCAGGAGGGGACTTTCAGTGTAATGCTGACTGCCTATCCCTTCTCTCTTTGAAATGTGATAGATTTTGGCCCTGATGAGCTTTTCTGAGTGTACTTGATTCGAAATTTGAAATGATTGCCCCTGTGTGCATTATGGCTTTAAACAGCTGCTGAATCCTGCTAAGTGACGTGTTCAAAAGTTATACGAAGAGAACCCATTCTGCTGGATTTACAGACTTAAGTCTGTGTGTTTTGCAGACAGTAGTTAAAGCAAATGTTTTGGAACTGCAAATtttgaagagtaaaaaaaaatgataattaATTGTTTGATTGCTAAAAACTTAGTAAGACTGGAGTGCAGCCCACAGTGTCTTGTGTGCTCCTGGTGCCCTCACTCTTCCCACTTGTATTCTTCCTTCTCACTTCAATATCTGTCTTTCTCATTGCCTTGGTGGGGGCAGAGGTGACTTGCTTCTTTTGGTGAGACCATTTGTGCCAGCTTGTTGCTTCTGAGAAAGGTTAGTAGCACAGAGGCTTGTTGTATTCTGTGACTATAAAATGACAGTCCCCAAGCTAGTAACAGCTGTAACTGGCTGCAACAGGAATGGCAATCTCTGAGCTGGTGGGTGGAAAAGTCTGTATTTTAAATGGTAAGCAGTGTTGTGGGGTCTGTTTTCACAGTGAATTGTGCAAGTTCCAGAAAATTAATAATTTCCTATATAGTCCCAGTTTCTTTTTCAAATGTACATTACATTTAACTGAACATTGTGTTTATTAAGAATAAGCATGGTTCTGAAAGAAGCATAGTATCTCACTATAAATtagtaaaatgttttgttttatagGTTTCCATTTGTGGCAGTTTCAATTGGCTTTGTTGTAAACAAAAAGgtatattttttcttacttaatatCTAATCAAGCAAAACCAAATTAATTCCTTGTTGCTACTTATAACTAAGATCTGTATTTTCACAGTAAataggaaaaaagggaagaaaacctTAAGGTATCTTTACTTTTTCTTCTAGATAGAGTTTGGAATTGTGTATAGTTGTATAGAAGACAAGATGTATACTGCcagaaaaggaaaaggtgcattTTGCAATGGTCAAAAACTTCAAGTATCAGGCCAAGAAGGTAAGCCAAGTTGAGTAGCTTATTTCTagtaattacatttattttgcaaatgagACATCAACAGTTTTACACTTAGATAGATTCCTGTTTCTTAGCATGTAGTTTTGTTTTGAAACGCCAACTTCTTTGGCCATGGGTTGTTCATTTTTGAGAAACAGCTATTATGTTCTCTTTGCATATTTGCTTGTGATCTTTGCAAAATCAGGACTCAGCAACTGAAGATTTTATTCTCTGGGtgctgtggttggtttgtttgcttttaattctcTGTGTGTCTGTAGTCCCTCTGTGATTGTTTTTGATAGTCTGTAACCAATCTACCAAACAATCCAACTTCTTCCAGGTGTAAACTAGTGGTTTAAATCAGTGTCATGCTTGTATACTTACGACCCTATGTAAAGTAAAATCCACACTTAAAGTgggacctttaaagatctgaGGACTGTTCTACTTTTTATAGcaatataattttatttactAATGACATGCACAGTAGAACCACGTCATGAtttgtttgctgtatttttttttcctgccattttcCATGTAAGGACAGATTTTTAATACATTCAATATATgtaatatttacattaaaataccttttcttcagtcttttaAGAAAGCAATGAAGTAAACTCTGCTAATTACTGTTACTATCAAGTTGTACTGTTGGAAAAgtgaggttttgtttcttttccagatATTACAAAATCCCTTTTAGTAACAGAATTGGGATCAAATCGTGATCCAGAGACTATAAAGATAATTCTTTCTAATATGGAAAGACTTCTCAGTATTCCTATTCACGGGTAAGATACTTCCTGGTTTTTATATTTACTGATAGTATTACTAttgtaaatatgtaaatatgATCAGTTTTAGGAAGGACTGGTTGCATTACATTTGACACCTTAAATGTGAAATATGTTTTACATGTTATTGTTTAGTAGCTTCTGCAGAGAAACTTTGTGTTAAACTTTTTCAAGCTGGGACATATGTGAGAGAACCCTAACAATCAGTGCTGAGAAGTGAAGCATGTTTGGTCTTGTAGGactaaaaagtattttatttattagttAAAAACACTAAATAgaattttgtgctttttttttttttctcagaagcacACAAGGAATAAAACTGGATAAACAGAAAGTATATTACATGTGTTAGTTTCCTTTCCCTGTAgtaatgtaaattatttttctgtatatcTCAGAAGACAAAAGTAGATCTCTCTTTCCTCTTTCAACCCTgtccaattttttttaatttgtctgagCAGTTGAAATTGTCCCTCAACTGTTCTTGTTTTGCTTACACCCACTTCTTCTCCAGATAAGCCAAAACCTACATTTCCACAAACCATTTTATATCTAAAGTTGTTTTCAATAGACAGGTTTTTGTTACTCAACCCTGCTCATGTTTTCATCTAAAAGGGCCTATGGTTTTATCCTGAGATTCTCAGGATTCTTGTTTTGAAATTTGACATGTAGATTTTTTGTACTTTCAAAAAGTCTTCTGATGTCATTAAGAATACATGCTAAATTGTGAGTAAGGAATGCATTTTAGGTATTTTGTCAGTTCAAATTCGGTGTTTTATTCATAAACAATAAATTGAGACTGCAGTTTATTTAAGTTGCTTCTTGCAGTATCTTAGCTGCTATCAGTTACAGTTTAATGTACATTTTAATGATAATTGAAATAATGGCAATTACCTGTGCAAGTCAAACTTACTAAGTGCATCAATGTTTCCAAAAAGAAACTGGAATTTGTAACACAAGGATTTTGATGTatttagtggagtgcctcaagggtcagtactggggccagtattattcaatatattcattatattaatcaattatttggatgagggaatagagtggactatcagcaggtttgctgatgacaccaagctgggaggagtggctgacacactggaaggctgtgctgccttccagcgagacctggacaggctggagagttgggcagggaaaaattcaatgaaatataacaagggcaagtgtagagtcttgcatctgggcaggaacaaccccagcttccagtgtaagttggggaacgacctgttggagagcagcgtaggggaaagggacctgggggtcctggtggaccaggaccaggatgaccatgagccagcactgtgcccttgtggccaggaaggccaatggcatcctggggtgtgttagaaggggggtggttagtaggttgagagaggttctccttcccctctactccaccctggtgagaccacaccgggaatattgtgtccagttctgggcccctcagttcaagaaggacagggaactgctggagagagtccagcatagggcaccaaagatgattaagggagtggagcatctcccctatgaggaaaggctgagggagctgggtctctttagcctggagaagaggagactgaggggtgaccttattaatgtttataaatatataaagggtgagtgtcacaaggatggagccaggctcttctcggtgacaaccaatggtaggacaaagggtaatggattcaaactggaacacaagaggttccacttaaatttgagaagaaacttcttctcagtgaaggtaacagaacactggaacaggctgcccaggggagttgtggaatctccttctctggagacattcaaaacccacctggacacattccggtgcaacctcatctaggtgttcctgctctggcggtaggattggactagatgatcttttgaggtctctttcaatccctaacaatctgtgattctgtgatcaggacCAGATTTATgctgtgtaatttattttttttattactgcTGTCAGGGTTTTTTTGCAAGGTAGAGGTGCTCACTGAGCATCACCAGAGAATCTGAAGTAATGTTTTTTTCAATGCCGACATCCACGTACACTCTACTTAAAGTCTTGCATTCAGAatgtaaatgttattttttcatgGTTAGTTGCCTTCAATAATATATTTTAGGTCAAGAAGTGGTTTAAGATGTGTTTTGACTCTTaaaacaaaattgtttagtagAATTAATGAATGTTATTTCTGGAAAATTGCTAATTTGGAAAGCTCTTCGAGCTACTTAAGCCAAACTCCATTcccaattttttgtttgtttcactgcAGCATTCCATCACATTTCTGTAGCTCAGTTCGCTTTGCTTGTGATGTTTTTGTGTTCCCTGTGCAGCGTACATGGACATTGTGACCTCCTTACAAACTGTCCTCAATTAAACAAACAACTGTGTCTCCTCTAGGATTAGAGCTGTGGGTACAGCAGCTGTGAACATGTGCCTTGTGGCAACGGGTGGAGCTGATGCCTATTATGAAATGGGGATTCACTGCTGGGATATGGCAGGGGCTGGAATCATTATTACTGAAGCAGGGGGAGTGCTGCTAGATGTATCAGGTAAATACACAGGCATGCGTGATACTCTTTTGTCCTTCTAAATAGCTAACTGGGAGCAAAACATAGCTGAAATGAGAGAACAAAGGGGTTTTTCCACCCTCTTTCCAAGTTACTGCTACTGAACAGGGTTCCCATCCTGCCAACAGGCAAATACAGAACCCAGTTAATAGACAGAGTCAGTTGTACAACAAGCTTAAGTTGCAAGCCAGGCTTTACTCACTTGGCTGAGCACCTGCAAGAATGAAAAAAGACAATGAACATAACACTGAAGAGAATTTAAATGTAGCTCATATGAGATACCTGTTCTgttaagtgcatttttatacagggGCAAAGCTTGGTCCTAAATAGTGATGTGTCATTACACTTTATTTCTTTCAGTGTTCATTTTCTTACTGACTTTTAATTTTCTCCACTGTAACCTAGTTATTTTCTTGCTTTGATTTCCAGGTGGACCATTTGATTTGATGTCTCGAAGAATAATTGCAGCAAGTAGTCGAGCTATAGCAGAGAGAATAGCCAAAGCACTTCAAGTAATTCCTCTGAAAAGGGATGATGCAACCAACTGAATACCAAAACTACACCTTGAATGTAATTATATAATGTTGTCTTATAGTGCCGTTTGTTGGTTGTTCTATGCGGCAAACCTGATAAAAAGATAGATAAATACATGGTAGTCTTTCAATGCTGATGTAACTAAGTGCTTTTcctgttaaatattttatttaacatcACAACTACATGAAGATCTATAAAAAGAAGCAAATATGTACAACTAATATTTTCAAGTTTTATACTACACTGGAAGGCATAGCAAGAGACTCTCTCTGTATGATAAATAAAAATCTCTAGTTCCCTAAGTGAGGAAACACCACAGCATCACATCTGATCCTGAACCCTGAAAGATGAAGGCATTATTGTTTATCCAGTCTTTCTGTATCTcgtcttttgttttcttcagtggcATCAGTCATTCTGTCTTTGTAGAGGTAGTTTGCAGGTTTCCAATCTTTTTCTAGTTCCTTGTAGTTTTTGCTCTAATTTAAAGCCTTTATTACTGAGCTATCACTTTTTTTGTTGTCTGCCTTTCTTGTGATAGTTAAACACAGTCTCTCCTTTAGCCTCGTATGTGGCCAGTACGCTTGCAAACTTATTAGAGTTGCAAAAACAGTTGTTCTTGTGCCTCTCCCAGAAAAAATTTCTGAGCACACCTTCTCTCACCAAACAGACCTCTAAATTAAGATGAAGTACGATTTGTGTTTGGCCATTACAATCAGCTGATACTAAGGTTATAGAGTGTACAGACACTAAAGAAGGTACGTATCTAAACCTAAAGGGTTTATAAATCTAAGAAATATTAGTAATTTCATCCTTGGTGTCAATTGTTCTAAACTTCAAAAACTACACTGGTTCTTTGAATTTTTCTATTTAAGCTTGTTAGAAGTATCACTTTCCTGTTCAAATAATTAAtgcacttaaagaaaaaaacccaaccagttTTTAGACTGATTTTTCTGCGTATAAAGTTTTCTAAAGGAAGTTGTCTCATTGGAGGTCCAGTCAAGACACAGCAATGCTTTGGAAAACCTGAGTCctactatttttattttggaaaatggtGTTTTCTGTCTTCAAGATTCAACACATATCTTACTATAAATTTCGGGCATTTATATCAGTTGATTTTTGCAGATTTTGCAGAAATATGTGACTTGAAGTTGTATCTAGTGTCAGATGATAAACGTTAGTGAGATCAGACTGCTATTTAAAGGTCTCGTCTAAAAGCCAGACTTAcgttaattttactttttaaattccTATTGACAAGGATATAAACTTTTTTGAGCATTTCACTGTAAATTTATTGCTGTAAATGACGTGGGATCAATATGTCTTGAGAACTATGTCTACCATTTATGTGGCTTTTGTATAACTAATTCTGCATAACttttaaaattgatttatttGTGAAATGGAGAGATGTCTAAAAATATTTGAGATGGGagaacacatttaaaataaatctgcttTAGCAGCAGCGGCTTCAGCTGTGCATTCTTTCTTAACATTTCTCAGAGGACAGTGCTGGGTCTCAACAAGCTGGATTTGTGGGCTTCAAACTTTCTGAGTTGAACACTTTCTTGGCCTCTGATGTACATACATAATAAACTGTTGTACCTTTATAGAAGTGGGATTATTAATACACCTGCAGTAGGTTTTTAGAGTGAATATTCCAACACCTTCCTCTGAGACCATGGTACCTTAACCATCTCTAACCTCAGAGCTTGAACTTCACAGATTATTGTACCTGTGATTTGTTTTGGAGGCCCATGAGCTGGTTGGAGCATGTCACTTTCTCACTGTTCGCTTTTCTAATAGTGCTCTTTGAGGAAAAATTTACATGAATTTCATTCACATCATGATCTTTGTTTGTGTTGGAGACCAGCATAGTTTTGCTTTTTTACTCTATAGTAGCACCTTTTATCAACTGTCTGCTTGCTTTTTAACTTCAATCTCCCTTTCAATGAGATGAGAAATCCTGTTTGTTAGTTTGCTAAACATTATCCTCTCAGTTAACTCTTCATGTAATATGTGGCCACTTCTTTCATCATGTGAAAGGACACTGAAATGTAATCAGTTTAAAGGCATTTACTTTTTGGTTCTGTGCTAGCCTGCAATTTTCACAAATGGTTTTAGTAAGTGTTATTTGTAGTAAAACAGAGAAGTTGTGATTGTTGGGTATTCAAAATGCTTTTAAGCGACTATATTTGAGAGGTAGTCCGTGAATGTTCAGAACAATAAAATACCTTATTTTCTTGCTTTGAAAGACAGACTGACAATAATCTcagattttttaataatttaagatATGTATTTAATAAAGATAGCATTTGCTGGGCAATGAGACAAttgggaaggaaaacaaattacTGGAGGTTGAACAGATAAGACTGTCAAATCACGATCATCAATATTCCTTATGAATACATCAACAGCCCACTGAATGGGAAGCTTTCCTATATAGCTTTTCAGTGAACAGCTCATGACAACAGCTGGCAAATTCTGCTGTGGTTTGAATCTTAACTCTGAACTTACTCTGAATCTTAACTCAAATCTTACACATGCAAGAAGGAGGAGATGAGACAAATAGATTCAACAACTGAAGCAAGtgaaaagttccaaaaaataCTGCTGGAAATTAGAGGACCACATTTAACCAGTCCCTTTAATTTAACCAGTCCATTCACCTTTTCTTTGAGAATTTGACTGAATGGTCAACATCATTGCTATAGTTGCTGCAGAGCCTAGTGCTGTTCTTTACAAAGGTTTTCAGAGTAGGAGTATTGATTTTTTAGCACGAGACTAAAGCAATCAGTACTACAAAATAGGTAATACTACTTTTTAGTACTGATAGGTATGAAAAAGAGGAGGTAGCCTTAGCCTGGCTATAATCACTGTCTGCTAGTCCTCTCCATTTATTGATCCACTGACAGTTTGTGATTGTTTTCTATGACAACCTGC from Patagioenas fasciata isolate bPatFas1 chromosome 2, bPatFas1.hap1, whole genome shotgun sequence harbors:
- the IMPA1 gene encoding inositol monophosphatase 1; amino-acid sequence: MADPWQECMDYAVDLARKAGEIVRGALKEKVSVMTKSSPVDLVTETDQKVENFLISLIKEKYPSHSFIGEESVAAGEGSILTDNPTWIIDPIDGTTNFVHRFPFVAVSIGFVVNKKIEFGIVYSCIEDKMYTARKGKGAFCNGQKLQVSGQEDITKSLLVTELGSNRDPETIKIILSNMERLLSIPIHGIRAVGTAAVNMCLVATGGADAYYEMGIHCWDMAGAGIIITEAGGVLLDVSGGPFDLMSRRIIAASSRAIAERIAKALQVIPLKRDDATN